GGACCCAAGGACATAGCTCTGGCTATAAATGGTGCCAGTTTTGGTGGgggagctgctgctgctttatctgGGCCCAATAAACCTTATCAAACTGCTGTGCAGCCAGCCTTCAGCGCTAAGTGGAAATGCTTGGAGCCCAATGCTGGCATTCAGCCCACAGCCTCGCCTGCCTTCTTCCTTTTTGTTACCTTCTCCACCTCTTAAATTCAGGCATTAATCTCTCTTTAACACTTACTAACAAGGGCTGGGCTTTTTAATGGGCAGAGTTTACGAAGCAAGGGAGATTTTCACATAGAGTGAATATGGCACGGGGGTGGGGAGGCCAGGACCATGGAGGATTGTGCTTTCTCTCCCATTGTTTCCAgagattctctctttctctgatttGAGGATTAATAGGAGATTAGGATCAGGGGGTTAATTGTGTGCTTCTCCTGCTACTGCACCGAGGAGAGGCTGGTAGGTGGATGTGGACAGCAAAGCGGAAACCTCCAGCAGGCACTATCTAGGCAGAAGCTCAACAAGTGTAatgattctttcttctatttcccTGGTGAGGCACCAGGAGggtcttttctcctctccttacATCCCTCCACTCTTGCTTTCCTTGCAGACCAGTTCTTTCCTAACTTTCTTTAAATCCCTTTCCTCTAACAGGGTGTATAGACCTTAGTTAGAGAAATAGGTAGTCTCTAAAAGGGATTGCTCTGTATTGTTAATGAAATGAATACCCAGGGACTGGGTTTCCCATCCCCTTGCCCTGGGTTGGATGTGGTTGTATCCAGTGCTATCAGAGGAGCCCTTCCTTCACTCAAGTGTGTTCCCCTGCCCAGCTCTCTCTACAGACTCCTGCTGGCCTGAGCTTTCCCTGCTCTTAGGAGTCAGGAGTGGCTCTTGCTGGGATGGACTGACCCGTCTTTGGGGCTGTCCCATGAGCGGCCCTTGTGAACCCGGATCAGTTCCGATGTGTAAACTCTGCTGTGTGGCCTTCAGCGGACAGATACAGATTTCTGCCACCGTCCATGGCCCTACACTTGACGGGAGAGTGACTTGACTCTCCGTCTGGGGCAGTGCCAGAGACACGCATGGAGATGTGATTCTAGGTGAGTCCTGCGGAAAACCTTTGGCCCACCCGCGAGTCACGGACAGAACACGCAGACCCAGGCCTCGGTGACCTAAGCCCCGCATTGCTAAAACCACGTGACCTCGAGGGCTGACTGGCCTGAGACCCCTGGATGGCGCTCTCGGCCACCCCCActtcccaccccaacctcccggGTTTTGGTCAGAATCCACAGCCGGTGCCCAAAGAGCGCTTCCCGCCTCTGGCACCCTACCTTCGCTGAGCTCcagggaaaagaggagagggCAGCTTTCTGCAGTCAGAGGAAGGGTACATTTTCTTTGGCCGCTCTACCCTCTAAAGTAGGACGGCCCGCTGAAGGAGGACGCGCTTCTGAGGGGCCCAGAGCTTTTCCAAGTTTTCCCCTGCCCCCTGAAGACTGTGCACTGAGCTGGGCGCAGTTCTTGGAAACTGTTTGCACCCAGATTGCTGGGGGTCGGGGGTGGGGTGCGGGCAGAGCCGGGAGGCTGTCCAAgtctgagagagagaaaagtttcTCCCAGGACTCGACCTTGGCCTCCAGCAATCGCGACAGCTAAAAAGGGACCTCTCGCTTCGACAATAGATCTCGCGGACCTTCTGGCACCTGGTTCACCAGGACCCTCGAACTCTGCCTCGGGAGACTTCTTGAAATCCGGATGCTCAAGCCGAGAGGCGCGCAGTAGCCAGAAGGAGAGGCCCGGGTTTGGACTAGGAAAGCCGCCTTTTGAAACAGATGTCAGGGGCtactgggaatgcagcccagagCCATGAGAAAAAAGTTAAAGGCGAGATGACACACACTGAATTGGGGCAAACATTGGAAGAGGGGACAAAACTGCGTGCTTGAGCACCGGGGTGCGGGGGAGGGGGAACAAAACCCGTATCCAATGGAAATTAAAATCTTGGGAGTAGGTGGGGGCTCCTGCGCGCCCTTCACCCTCAGTTCCCCTATTAAGGATTCCGCGTCCCCTGCACGCCTGTCTTCtagctccttccttcctctccgcTCGGCCGGTGAGCGGCGGCCGCCGGCGCCCCAGCAGCAGCTAGATGTCAGGCGAAGCCCGGAGCGCGGAGCGCgggcaagggaggggaagggaggggaggggaaaggagaggtgGGGCGGGGAGCGCGCGCGGGCTCGGCCAGTGCGGGGTGGTGGGCGGGCTGAGCCCGAGGACGGcgcgggaggggggagggaaggggggcagctgtgggcagggAGCCGGGCTCGGCCGCCAGCACTAAAGATGGAGAGGCGCCGGGGCCTTGCAGGGGAGGGGGCTCGGCGTTGACGTGGGACGCGGCGGAGGCGCAGCAGCCGGTGGTGATTTGCTAACCTCGCAGCAGAGAGGAGTTGAGGGCGATGAGAGCGGGTACTGCGAACTGCCGGGCGATGCTGTCGCTGCCGCCTTGATACGGAGAGCAACAGTTCCCCAGCAACACCCCTCCCcgacacaggcacacaccccccGACAGGCACGCACACCCACCCCACAGTGCCCGGCTCGGCTGCGGTGAGTGAGGGGCCGGGAAGAGGCGCACCGCCGAGCGAGCGCCGCGCGCCGGGGCTCCCCGGGGCTGGAGAGGTCTGGGGGGCGCGCGCTCGCTTCGGCCACTCGGCCGCTGGGCTTGTGCCGTTTTTATTTGGCGTGTTCCCTTCCTGCCGCTGCAGCCGTCGCCGCAACCGGTTGGGGGTCGGCTAGAAGGGGGAGCCCCGGCTGTCAGCCTGGGCACAGCTGCCTCCCCAGCCCTTCCTCTCCAGGGCACGGTCGGGGTGAGAGGTGGGGGGCGTAGCGGTCTGCGGGGGCTGAGGGCGTGAGCAGAGGGTCGGGGATCCGGAGGCTTTGTACCGCCAGGGGCCAGCGGAGGAACAGAGCCCGTGGGTGCTCTTATGTATGCGGACCGGTGCGCGGGCGCGAGATAGGGttgtggtttatttatttgtgtgtctaTTCGCCGGCCGGCTGGGAAGCTAGAATCGGAGGAGCTGACGAGTAGATCTGGGGGCGGAGGGGAACAGGACTGGGACTGCTTacgttttgtttctgtttgaaaAAACGTGGTGGGCTTTTTATTGATTGGACTTGATCCCCCCCTtttgcaggggagggagggaagctcCAGAGGGTCTCCAGCGCTCCGGGCCCTCCTCGGCTCTCGACGGGACCAGCAGTGACACTGGAGCTCGCCGTGCGCTCCCGGCCGCTCTCGGTGGGTGCGGGTCTCTGCACCTGATGCGTTCGGGATGCCTTTCCCACCCTGGCGCGCCCGCCGCTAGCTAGCACAGCGCCTCGCACACGCCCGCACGCGCTTGAAATGCGCAGGGTCCCGCCGGCCCGCGGACCCACTGGGACGCACGGAGCGCTCCGCACCGACTCGCTCGCCGCCTCCGCTAGACGCTCGCACGGTGCTTCGGCCGGGCGCGCCGGCCGCTGGCCAGAGGCCCGGGACCCAGCCGGTCGCTTCCCGGGGGTCACGGCCCTGGGTCGGAGAGGGAGGGCGGGCAGACCCCTTCTCGCCTTTCCTCCTACAACTCGTTTGCGGGGCTTTTGTGCTTCCCCTTCGCCGCGGGGCGGGTCCGCCTCCCTGCTGCTCTCCCCGCGGAGTCCAGCCCGCCCGGACTGTCGCCTTTTCTCCCAGTCTCTTTCGCTTTCCCTCGTCCCTAGCTCAGCTCTTCATCTTTCAGGCGTCTAGCTCCTCGGGAAAAGTTGCTTCCCCAAGTTTGCTGAAGTCGTCTCCAAGTCTCGGTGGGGGTCGCTGGGAACTGGAGGCGTGTGAGAGCGCGGTCGATCCCCGGAGCTCAGGCGGGTTATCGCCGGTTCTTCCCCGCGCCGCCCGGCTGGACGCTGCAGCCAGCGCCGGGGCGCCGAGCGGCGGGTGGGGAAGACGGCTGCCCGTGGGCGCCCCGATTTCCCTCAGGACCCAAAGGGCTTGTTTTGGGGCGCCGAGCTTCCATTCTTTTGGCTGTTCCCTCCTAGTTCTCAGAAGCCCCGATGTCTGCGGGAAAGCACGCGGTGGCCAGGCTCTGCTGAATGTTCATCCCACCCTTGACGGCCTCCGTCCTCACCCCGGGGTAGGCAACAAAAGTGTCTTGACCAGCCGTCCTGTGAATCCTTTCTGCGTGAGCTTGGTGGCTCCTGAACTGATAGAGCTTCTTTTGGGGGTGGAGGCAAGCAAGCAGTGTTCGAAGAGTGAGGGAGAGACCTTGCTGTTCCTTGCTCTCAGTGCTTTCACTGCAATATTGGTCGCTGCAAGGCAGACACGGGGAGGGCCCTGGGCCTGCGCGGTCTTTCTAACACTCCTTAAGCGGGGTTTGGAGTCTAGGAGCCCTCTTATTGATCCCGAACAGGCTCTGGGAGAGGCCTTTGTTTCCCAGCCCTGTCTTCCCTTCGTACTGGTTGTAACTCACACCACAGATGCTGGTGCCAATATCACTTCCAGCGCCTCTGAGCCATGTCCGGCATCCCTTGCTGCCCCTGGTCACAGGACTTGCAGACTCCTTGGAGCCTGTGGGACACACGTGGAGTTCACACACCCAGCCCAGCATGAGCGCTCCTGGCTGTAGGGGAGCGTATTTACTGTGGTCTTTCTCCATACCTTAATGATCCATCCTTCTTCGTTTTTTAGATCCTCCTGTCCACCGGGCAGTTGTGGGCAGGACGGTAGGTACAGCACcttatgtaagtgtgtgtgtgtgtatgtgtgtgtgtgtatgtaaagacacacacacacgctttttttttttttctgagacggagttttgctgttgttgcccaggctggagcgcaatggcacaatctcggctcaccgcaacctccgcctcccgggttcaagtgattctcctgcctcagcctcgctagtagctgggattacaggcgggtgccaccgcgcctggctaattttgtatgttttgtagagacggggcttctccacgttggtcaggctggtctcgaacccccgaccccaggtgatccgcctgcctgggcctcccaaagtcctgggattagaggcgtgagacaccacgccctgCCCCACACactctttctgtctgtttctggCTGGTGTACATACACCCAGTTCAGATTTTAGATTATACATACAATAACTTTGAGGCTTCCATGGGTAGAAATGACCTAAGTTTGTGTGTGGGTTGTATGTATGTGCCTGTTAGGACCTAGGGATAGAGACAGGGCTTGGGGCTGCCAGTGCTTTGCAGCCCTGAGAATAGTAGAAGGCCAGAGGCCAAGGCTGATGGTGAGAGGATAGCCTTTGTGGAGGAGAGCCCAGTGTCCATAGATGTCTGTGGGCCATGACTGCAGGCTCCTGGCCTCCAATGAGTTTGACTCTGCTTCTGGGGCTCCTGCAGTGAGGCAGAGTTTagaaaaactttgttttaaagatgaggtTTGACATCCAGGGGGTTGGCGTGAAGCTGACAAGGAAGGGGCTGAAGTCTTGCTAATTTTAAGTAAGTGCACTTCGTCATAATGAATGTTGGCCTTGCCTAGGGAGCCCCTACTCTCAGATACAGAGAAAGCTGAGGACTTACAGGACTTCACTAcaattttcatttcacttcatctAACAGATGTCATAGCGTAGTGAATTAGGCATCTGCTGTGGCAGAACCTTCTTCTCACTCTCAGCATCCCTGGGCTTGAAAGGCAGATTTGTAGATTTCTAGGAAGCTACTTCAATTAAAATCTCAGATTCTCTTGCTAGGAGTTTGGCAGCAGGGAGGAGGGGGCATGTTGTAGTGGTTGAATTCTTACTTTTAGGGACATTGATGAATTTGTCTTTTGTTCTCTCATCTCTTTTGCTTCttcccctcttctttcctctAGCCTCCTCTATTGGCCCAGGAAGCCCACCCTGCCCCGCCACGCAGAACCCAGAAGGAAAGAGAGCCCCATGCCTGAGCCGAGGGGAGCACCATGGATCTGACAAAAATGGGCATGATCCAGCTGCAGAACCCTAGCCACCCCACGGGGCTGCTGTGCAAGGCCAACCAGATGCGGCTGGCCGGGACTCTGTGCGATGTGGTCATCATGGTGGACAGCCAGGAGTTCCACGCCCACCGGACGGTGCTGGCCTGCACCAGCAAGATGTTTGAGATCCTCTTCCACCGCAACAGTCAGCACTATACTCTGGACTTCCTCTCGCCAAAGACCTTCCAGCAGATTCTGGAGTATGCATATACAGCCACGCTGCAAGCCAAGGCGGAGGACCTGGATGACCTGCTGTATGCTGCTGAGATCCTGGAGATCGAGTACCTGGAGGAGCAGTGCCTGAAGATCCTGGAGACCATCCAGGCCTCAGACGACAATGACACGGAGGCCACCATGGCCGACGGTGGGGCCGAGGAAGAAGAGGACCGCAAGGCTCGGTACCTCAAGAACATCTTCATCTCAAAGCATTCCAGCGAGGAGAGTGGGTACGCCAGTGTGGCTGGACAGAGCCTCCCTGTGCCCATGGTGGACCAGAGCCCTTCAGTCTCCACCTCATTTGGTCTTTCAGCCATGAGTCCCACCAAGGCTGCAGTGGACAGTTTGATGACCATAGGACAGTCTCTCCTGCAGGGAACTCTTCAGCCACCTGCAGGGCCCGAGGAGCCAACTCTGGCTGGGGGTGGGCGGCACCCTGGGGTGGCTGAGGTGAAGACGGAGATGATGCAGGTGGATGAGGTGCCCAGCCAGGACAGCCCTGGGGCAGCCGAGTCTAGCATCTCAGGAGGGATGGGGGACAAAGTTGAGGAAAGAGGCAAAGAGGGGCCTGGGACCCCAACTCGAAGCAGCGTCATCACCAGTGCTAGGGAGCTGCACTATGGGCGAGAGGAGAGTGCCGAGCAGCTGCCACCCCCAGCTGAGGCTGGCCAGGCCCCCACTGGCCGACCTGAGCACCCAGCACCCCAGCCTGAGAAGCATCTGGGCATCTACTCCGTGTTGCCCAACCACAAGGCTGACGCTGTGTTGAGCATGCC
Above is a genomic segment from Chlorocebus sabaeus isolate Y175 chromosome 1, mChlSab1.0.hap1, whole genome shotgun sequence containing:
- the ZBTB16 gene encoding zinc finger and BTB domain-containing protein 16; translation: MDLTKMGMIQLQNPSHPTGLLCKANQMRLAGTLCDVVIMVDSQEFHAHRTVLACTSKMFEILFHRNSQHYTLDFLSPKTFQQILEYAYTATLQAKAEDLDDLLYAAEILEIEYLEEQCLKILETIQASDDNDTEATMADGGAEEEEDRKARYLKNIFISKHSSEESGYASVAGQSLPVPMVDQSPSVSTSFGLSAMSPTKAAVDSLMTIGQSLLQGTLQPPAGPEEPTLAGGGRHPGVAEVKTEMMQVDEVPSQDSPGAAESSISGGMGDKVEERGKEGPGTPTRSSVITSARELHYGREESAEQLPPPAEAGQAPTGRPEHPAPQPEKHLGIYSVLPNHKADAVLSMPSSVTSGLHVQPALAVSMDFSTYGGLLPQGFIQRELFSKLGELAVGMKSESRTIGEQCSVCGVELPDNEAVEQHRKLHSGMKTYGCELCGKRFLDSLRLRMHLLAHSAGAKAFVCDQCGAQFSKEDALETHRQTHTGTDMAVFCLLCGKRFQAQSALQQHMEVHAGVRSYICSECNRTFPSHTALKRHLRSHTGDHPYECEFCGSCFRDESTLKSHKRIHTGEKPYECNGCGKKFSLKHQLETHYRVHTGEKPFECKLCHQRSRDYSAMIKHLRTHNGASPYQCTICTEYCPSLSSMQKHMKGHKPEEIPPDWRIEKTYLYLCYV